The Kiritimatiellaceae bacterium genome contains a region encoding:
- a CDS encoding lysophospholipid acyltransferase family protein: protein MNNKSVFSIEPPFKDPVRSKLFSLAQGALENFLYLDQINQIYTSAVEAGKTEGDFPGNVLKATGVKYEVTDADLKNIPATGPMVVVANHPFGGIEGIIMLHLLRRIRPDVKVMANYILGRMPEMAEHSIYVDPFSSQDSARRNLAGMKESIRWIREGHVLAVFPSGEVSHIDLQKRAICDPAWSPTIARIIQKTQAPVLPLFFQGRNGNLFQVMGLIHPRIRTAMLPYELVRRRNSVFNVNAGQMIPWKRLETFDTHALNDYIRFRTYLLCNRQRRGKKSRPTLFVRKPAQQQPVISAAKQAALEAEIAARPAEQIMLENDEFTVYLTPAAQIPNLLYEIGRLREATFRAAGEGTGQPIDIDRFDPYYLHLFLWNKPKRELAGAYRLARADEVIRDHGLDGLYTSTLFRYRAELLEKLGSSLELGRSFIRPEYQKSYSPLLLLWKGLAQVVCRNPEYKSLFGPVSINNDYHSVSRQLMATFLKINNFLPELALLVKARNPFRFTPIKNFDRDTFSQTVTDVDDISSLIADIETEQKGIPVLLRQYLKLGGKLLGFNIDPNFSDVLDGLIWVDLSETSPKILERFMGKDGTRTFLQFHKRREIE, encoded by the coding sequence ATGAATAATAAATCCGTTTTCAGCATTGAGCCGCCGTTTAAAGATCCAGTCCGGTCGAAACTTTTCAGCCTGGCACAGGGCGCGCTGGAAAATTTTCTATACCTTGACCAGATCAATCAGATCTATACCAGCGCGGTGGAGGCCGGAAAAACCGAAGGCGATTTTCCGGGCAATGTGCTCAAAGCGACCGGCGTCAAATATGAGGTGACCGACGCGGACTTGAAAAATATCCCGGCTACCGGCCCGATGGTGGTGGTGGCAAATCATCCGTTTGGCGGAATCGAAGGTATTATTATGCTGCATTTACTGCGGCGCATCCGTCCGGACGTTAAAGTGATGGCCAATTATATTCTCGGGCGAATGCCGGAAATGGCGGAGCACAGCATTTATGTTGATCCGTTCAGCAGTCAGGACTCCGCCCGCCGCAACCTTGCCGGCATGAAGGAATCCATTCGCTGGATCAGGGAAGGGCATGTACTCGCCGTGTTTCCGTCAGGAGAAGTCTCGCATATTGACCTGCAAAAGCGGGCGATCTGCGATCCGGCATGGAGTCCGACCATTGCCCGCATTATCCAAAAAACGCAGGCTCCCGTTCTGCCGCTTTTTTTTCAGGGCCGTAACGGGAATCTCTTTCAGGTGATGGGGCTGATTCATCCGCGCATCCGGACGGCGATGCTCCCGTACGAGCTGGTTCGTCGCCGGAACAGTGTTTTTAACGTTAACGCAGGGCAGATGATTCCGTGGAAACGGTTGGAGACGTTTGATACCCATGCGCTGAACGACTATATCCGTTTTCGAACCTACCTGCTTTGCAACCGTCAGCGGCGCGGTAAAAAATCCCGGCCGACACTTTTTGTCCGCAAGCCGGCTCAGCAGCAACCGGTAATCTCCGCTGCAAAGCAGGCGGCGCTGGAAGCAGAGATCGCCGCGCGTCCGGCTGAACAGATCATGCTCGAAAACGACGAGTTCACGGTTTATCTCACGCCAGCCGCGCAGATTCCGAATCTGCTTTATGAAATCGGGCGGTTGAGGGAGGCCACTTTCCGGGCAGCCGGCGAGGGAACCGGTCAGCCGATTGACATCGACCGGTTTGATCCGTACTACCTGCATCTTTTTCTCTGGAACAAACCGAAACGAGAACTGGCCGGAGCCTATCGGCTGGCCCGCGCCGATGAAGTCATCAGAGATCACGGATTAGACGGACTTTATACGTCCACGCTTTTCCGCTACCGCGCGGAACTGCTTGAAAAACTCGGGTCTTCCCTTGAGCTGGGCCGCTCCTTTATCCGTCCGGAATACCAGAAGAGCTATTCACCGCTGCTGCTTCTGTGGAAGGGCTTGGCACAGGTTGTCTGCCGGAATCCGGAATACAAGAGTCTGTTCGGCCCGGTCAGCATCAATAATGATTATCACTCTGTATCCCGTCAGCTTATGGCGACGTTCCTGAAAATTAATAATTTTCTTCCGGAACTGGCTTTGCTGGTAAAAGCGCGCAACCCGTTCCGGTTCACGCCGATTAAAAACTTTGACCGCGACACATTCAGTCAGACGGTTACGGACGTAGACGACATTTCTTCGCTCATCGCGGACATCGAAACGGAACAGAAGGGCATTCCGGTTTTGCTCAGACAGTATCTCAAACTCGGCGGCAAACTGCTCGGCTTTAACATCGACCCCAACTTCAGCGATGTTCTCGACGGGTTAATCTGGGTTGACCTGAG